From a single Collimonas pratensis genomic region:
- a CDS encoding NAD(P)H-dependent oxidoreductase, with translation MSKPPQILILYAHPTPHHSRVNRRLAQAAAKLQNVKVHDLYELYPDFHIPVRREQALLQEADLIVFQHPVQWYSMPALLKQWVDSVFTPGWAYGPGGDALRGKDFWLVATLGGSERSYQPEGHNQRPFSAFLPPYQQTAELCGMRWLPPHLLFGAHQVNQQALAAYIDTYKKRLSRYPNWPELPAATATTTAPLTGT, from the coding sequence ATGTCTAAACCACCGCAAATCCTGATCCTGTACGCGCACCCGACGCCGCACCATTCGCGCGTCAACCGCCGCCTGGCGCAAGCCGCCGCCAAGCTGCAAAACGTCAAGGTACACGATCTCTATGAGCTGTATCCCGATTTCCATATCCCGGTGCGGCGCGAGCAGGCGCTGCTGCAAGAGGCAGACCTGATCGTGTTCCAGCACCCGGTGCAGTGGTACAGCATGCCGGCGCTGTTGAAGCAATGGGTCGATTCGGTGTTCACCCCGGGCTGGGCCTACGGCCCCGGCGGCGACGCCTTGCGCGGCAAGGATTTCTGGCTGGTCGCCACCCTGGGCGGTTCCGAGCGTTCCTACCAGCCGGAAGGACATAACCAGCGGCCGTTCTCCGCCTTCCTGCCGCCCTACCAGCAGACCGCTGAACTGTGCGGCATGCGCTGGCTGCCGCCGCATCTGCTGTTCGGCGCCCACCAGGTCAACCAGCAAGCCCTGGCAGCCTACATAGACACCTACAAGAAGCGCCTGTCGCGCTATCCCAACTGGCCCGAACTGCCTGCAGCCACAGCCACTACCACTGCGCCATTAACCGGTACCTGA
- a CDS encoding gamma-glutamyl-gamma-aminobutyrate hydrolase family protein yields MSDTKPSDPASEPVNSVPEGTFEPLPAATPQPSPAEPSQAEPTAEAAKEAPQPQAAAPQPPPQPAAFRAAGPGDDGSPPWPQTWKLIAARFRALSDKAGRRMMQRTLKIGISARIFHPEEGAKGLRGRTLQYLEESIAQWVMSRNVLVFMIPTVNTNGLVHPSSIRLRDYAKHLDGLVLQGGADVSPQSYAQAATRPEWGGDRVRDMYELELLHEFIEAGKPVLGICRGCQLINVAFGGTLYQDIATDVPTSIKHVNDEYDRLHHAIQFPPGSSLATLFNTHGGEQNEWVVNSIHHQAVRDLGRDLTVEAISGSDNIVEAIRYRKAAFVMGLQWHPEFHRAGGPQLLDCTPILDGFLRAARETRF; encoded by the coding sequence ATGTCCGACACTAAACCGAGCGATCCGGCCAGCGAGCCTGTCAATTCTGTTCCGGAGGGGACGTTCGAACCTCTGCCAGCCGCAACGCCTCAGCCGAGTCCTGCCGAGCCTAGCCAAGCCGAGCCGACAGCGGAAGCCGCCAAAGAGGCGCCCCAACCGCAAGCTGCCGCACCCCAGCCTCCGCCACAACCGGCCGCCTTCAGGGCCGCCGGCCCCGGCGACGATGGTTCCCCTCCTTGGCCGCAAACCTGGAAGCTGATCGCGGCGCGTTTCCGCGCGCTGTCGGACAAGGCCGGCCGGCGCATGATGCAGCGGACCCTGAAGATCGGCATCTCGGCGCGTATCTTCCATCCGGAAGAAGGCGCCAAGGGTTTGCGCGGGCGCACCCTGCAATACCTGGAAGAATCGATTGCGCAATGGGTCATGTCGCGCAATGTACTGGTATTCATGATTCCTACCGTCAATACCAACGGCCTGGTCCATCCCAGCTCGATCCGCCTGCGCGACTATGCCAAGCACCTCGACGGCCTGGTGCTGCAGGGCGGCGCCGACGTCTCGCCGCAGAGTTATGCGCAGGCTGCGACGCGGCCGGAGTGGGGCGGCGACCGCGTGCGCGACATGTACGAACTGGAGCTGCTGCACGAATTCATCGAGGCCGGCAAGCCGGTGCTGGGGATCTGCCGCGGTTGCCAATTAATCAACGTGGCTTTCGGCGGCACCTTGTATCAGGACATCGCCACCGATGTGCCGACCTCGATCAAGCACGTCAACGACGAGTACGACCGTTTGCACCATGCAATCCAGTTCCCACCGGGTTCCTCTTTGGCAACTTTGTTCAATACGCATGGCGGCGAGCAGAATGAATGGGTGGTCAACTCCATCCATCACCAGGCGGTGCGTGACCTCGGGCGCGACCTGACGGTGGAAGCGATTTCCGGCAGCGACAATATTGTCGAGGCAATTCGTTACCGCAAGGCAGCGTTTGTCATGGGTTTGCAGTGGCATCCGGAATTCCATCGGGCCGGCGGTCCGCAGTTGCTGGATTGCACTCCAATCCTCGACGGATTTTTAAGAGCTGCACGCGAGACGCGTTTCTGA
- the tuf gene encoding elongation factor Tu: MAKGKFERTKPHVNVGTIGHVDHGKTTLTAAIATVLSKKFGGEAKAYDQIDAAPEEKARGITINTAHVEYETANRHYAHVDCPGHADYVKNMITGAAQMDGAILVCSAADGPMPQTREHILLSRQVGVPYIIVFLNKADMVDDEELLELVEMEVRELLTKYEFPGDDLPIIKGSAKLALEGDTGPLGEQAIMALAEALDTYIPTPERAVDGAFLLPVEDVFSISGRGTVVTGRVERGIVKVGEALQIVGIRDTQDTTCTGVEMFRKLLDQGQAGDNVGVLLRGTKREDVERGQVLAKPNSIKPHKHFTGEIYVLSKDEGGRHTPFFNNYRPQFYFRTTDVTGSIELPKDKEMVMPGDNVSITVMLINPIAMEEGLRFAIREGGRTVGAGVVAKILPDA; encoded by the coding sequence ATGGCAAAAGGCAAGTTTGAGCGGACCAAGCCGCACGTCAACGTCGGCACTATTGGCCACGTCGACCACGGCAAGACCACGCTGACAGCAGCGATCGCGACAGTATTGTCGAAGAAATTTGGCGGCGAAGCCAAAGCGTACGATCAGATTGACGCAGCGCCAGAAGAAAAAGCGCGCGGCATCACGATCAACACAGCGCACGTTGAATACGAAACTGCCAACCGCCACTACGCGCACGTTGACTGCCCAGGCCATGCTGACTATGTGAAAAACATGATCACTGGTGCTGCACAGATGGACGGTGCGATCCTGGTTTGCTCGGCAGCTGACGGCCCGATGCCACAGACACGCGAACACATCCTGCTGTCGCGTCAAGTTGGCGTGCCATACATCATCGTGTTCCTGAACAAGGCTGACATGGTCGACGACGAAGAGTTGCTCGAGCTGGTCGAAATGGAAGTGCGCGAGCTGTTGACCAAGTACGAATTCCCAGGCGACGACCTGCCAATCATCAAGGGTTCGGCGAAGCTGGCTCTGGAAGGCGACACTGGCCCATTGGGCGAGCAAGCCATCATGGCTCTGGCAGAAGCGCTGGACACTTACATCCCGACACCGGAACGTGCTGTTGACGGCGCCTTCCTGCTGCCAGTGGAAGACGTGTTCTCGATCTCCGGCCGCGGTACAGTTGTGACCGGTCGTGTTGAGCGCGGTATCGTCAAGGTTGGCGAAGCCCTGCAGATCGTTGGTATCCGTGATACACAAGATACAACATGTACTGGCGTTGAAATGTTCCGCAAGCTGCTGGACCAAGGTCAAGCAGGCGACAACGTTGGTGTGTTGCTGCGCGGTACCAAGCGTGAAGACGTAGAGCGGGGCCAAGTATTGGCCAAGCCGAACTCGATCAAGCCACACAAGCATTTCACTGGCGAGATCTATGTTCTGTCGAAAGACGAAGGCGGCCGTCATACACCATTCTTCAACAACTATCGTCCACAGTTCTACTTCCGTACAACGGACGTGACTGGTTCGATCGAGTTGCCGAAAGACAAAGAAATGGTCATGCCAGGCGATAACGTGTCGATCACAGTGATGCTGATCAACCCGATCGCGATGGAAGAAGGTCTGCGTTTCGCGATCCGCGAAGGTGGCCGTACTGTTGGTGCAGGCGTTGTTGCCAAGATCCTGCCTGACGCGTAA
- the secE gene encoding preprotein translocase subunit SecE translates to MSNHPVQTVGEAGSKLKVILAVLAVVAGVVGFYFLSGQSGLVRTGALVAGLVVAVALAWTSTQGREFVGFAKEAVRETKKVVWPTRKEAMQITAIVFAFVLVMAIFLWGIDKILEVLLYDVILGWKQ, encoded by the coding sequence ATGTCTAACCACCCTGTGCAAACTGTCGGCGAAGCCGGCAGCAAGCTCAAAGTAATACTGGCAGTTTTGGCTGTCGTCGCCGGCGTTGTCGGCTTTTATTTTTTGTCGGGCCAGTCTGGTCTGGTGCGCACCGGCGCTCTGGTTGCCGGTTTGGTGGTGGCAGTCGCACTCGCATGGACTTCGACGCAAGGCCGTGAATTCGTTGGTTTCGCCAAAGAAGCTGTGCGCGAGACGAAAAAGGTAGTCTGGCCGACACGCAAGGAAGCGATGCAGATCACTGCCATCGTTTTCGCATTTGTGCTGGTGATGGCGATTTTCCTTTGGGGTATCGATAAGATCCTCGAGGTCTTGTTGTACGACGTGATATTGGGTTGGAAACAATAA
- the nusG gene encoding transcription termination/antitermination protein NusG has protein sequence MSDSTQNDAQATPPAVTPSAPAGKKRWYVVHAYSGMEKSVQRALTERIDRAGMQEQFGQILVPTEEVIEVKNGQKAVTERRFFPGYVLVEMEMTDETWHLVKNTNKVTGFIGGKSNKPTPIPQHEVDKIMQQMQDGIEKPRPKVLYEVGELVRIKEGAFTDFNGNVEEVNYEKSRVRVTVTIFGRATPVELEFDKVEKV, from the coding sequence ATGAGCGATAGCACACAAAACGATGCGCAAGCAACGCCGCCTGCTGTAACGCCTTCGGCGCCAGCGGGCAAAAAGCGCTGGTATGTGGTGCATGCTTATTCCGGTATGGAAAAGAGCGTGCAACGCGCGCTGACCGAGCGGATCGACCGCGCCGGAATGCAAGAACAGTTCGGCCAGATCCTGGTGCCGACTGAAGAAGTAATTGAAGTCAAGAATGGCCAGAAAGCCGTTACCGAACGTCGCTTTTTCCCAGGTTATGTCCTGGTCGAGATGGAGATGACGGACGAAACCTGGCATCTGGTCAAGAACACCAACAAGGTGACCGGTTTCATCGGCGGCAAGTCGAACAAGCCTACACCGATTCCGCAGCATGAAGTCGACAAGATCATGCAGCAGATGCAAGACGGCATCGAGAAGCCACGGCCTAAGGTTCTGTACGAAGTCGGCGAGCTGGTGCGTATCAAGGAAGGTGCTTTCACCGACTTCAACGGCAACGTCGAAGAAGTGAATTACGAGAAATCGCGCGTACGCGTGACCGTCACCATCTTCGGCCGCGCTACGCCGGTTGAGCTGGAATTCGACAAGGTCGAAAAAGTCTAA
- the rplK gene encoding 50S ribosomal protein L11: protein MAKKIIGFIKLQVPAGKANPSPPIGPALGQRGLNIMEFCKAFNAQTQGVEPGLPIPVVITAFADKSFTFVMKTPPATILIKKAAGITKGSATPHTTKVGSITRKQAEEIATLKKPDLTGADLEAGVRTIAGSARSMGITVEGL, encoded by the coding sequence ATGGCAAAGAAAATCATTGGTTTTATCAAGCTGCAAGTTCCAGCTGGTAAAGCAAACCCATCCCCACCGATTGGTCCAGCACTGGGTCAGCGCGGTCTGAACATCATGGAATTCTGTAAGGCATTCAATGCCCAGACCCAAGGCGTTGAGCCGGGCCTGCCAATTCCAGTCGTGATCACCGCGTTCGCTGACAAGTCCTTCACATTCGTGATGAAGACTCCTCCAGCAACGATCCTGATCAAGAAGGCTGCTGGCATCACCAAGGGTTCGGCTACGCCGCATACCACTAAGGTTGGTTCGATCACCCGTAAGCAAGCAGAAGAAATCGCTACCTTGAAGAAGCCCGATTTGACTGGTGCTGATCTGGAAGCCGGCGTTCGTACTATCGCTGGTTCTGCTCGTTCGATGGGCATCACGGTGGAGGGTCTGTAA
- the rplA gene encoding 50S ribosomal protein L1, protein MAKLTKRAKAIKAKVDRTKAYPFDNAVALIKECATAKFNESIDVSVQLGVDAKKSDQVVRGSVVLPAGTGKTVRVAVFASGEKAEQAKAAGADIVGMEDLAEQIKAGNMPFDIVIASPDTMRIVGTLGQILGPRGLMPNPKVGTVTPDVATAVKNAKAGQVQYRTDKAGIVHATIGRKSFSDAELKSNLLALIDALSKAKPATSKGVYLRKISMSSTMGAGVRIDQSTLAA, encoded by the coding sequence ATGGCTAAGTTAACTAAACGCGCAAAAGCGATCAAAGCTAAAGTTGATCGCACCAAGGCATATCCATTCGACAACGCTGTTGCGTTGATCAAGGAATGCGCAACTGCAAAATTCAACGAATCGATCGATGTGTCCGTCCAGCTGGGCGTTGATGCAAAGAAATCGGACCAAGTGGTTCGCGGTTCCGTCGTGCTGCCAGCCGGCACCGGCAAGACCGTTCGCGTTGCAGTATTTGCTTCCGGCGAAAAAGCCGAGCAAGCTAAAGCTGCCGGCGCCGACATCGTTGGCATGGAAGACCTGGCTGAGCAAATCAAAGCCGGCAACATGCCTTTCGACATCGTCATCGCATCGCCAGACACCATGCGTATCGTTGGTACCCTGGGTCAGATCCTGGGCCCACGCGGCCTGATGCCGAATCCGAAGGTCGGTACTGTTACTCCTGACGTTGCTACTGCCGTCAAGAACGCAAAAGCCGGTCAAGTGCAATACCGTACCGACAAAGCCGGTATCGTTCACGCAACCATCGGCCGTAAATCGTTTAGCGATGCAGAACTGAAGTCCAACTTGTTGGCACTGATCGACGCATTGAGCAAAGCAAAGCCAGCCACCAGCAAGGGTGTATACCTGCGCAAGATCTCGATGTCTTCGACCATGGGCGCTGGCGTCCGTATCGATCAATCGACTCTGGCTGCTTAA
- the rplJ gene encoding 50S ribosomal protein L10: protein MSLNLNDKKAVVAEVSAKVANAQTIVVAEYRGIQVGHLTQLRANARTQGVYLRVLKNTLARRAVEGTAFADLAKDMTGPLIYSISEDAVAAAKVINDFAKTNDKLVVKAGNFAGKSLDKAAVQALANIPSREVLLAQVVGMMQMPIAGFVRGLAALAAKKEAEAA from the coding sequence TTGAGTCTCAATCTGAATGACAAAAAGGCCGTAGTCGCCGAAGTCTCTGCAAAAGTTGCAAATGCACAGACTATCGTCGTGGCCGAATATCGTGGCATCCAGGTTGGTCACTTGACCCAACTGCGCGCTAATGCGCGTACCCAGGGTGTGTACTTGCGTGTATTGAAAAATACACTGGCACGTCGCGCCGTTGAAGGTACCGCGTTTGCCGACCTCGCCAAAGACATGACCGGCCCGTTGATCTATTCGATCTCCGAGGACGCCGTTGCTGCTGCAAAAGTCATCAACGACTTTGCAAAAACCAACGACAAACTGGTCGTCAAGGCAGGTAACTTCGCTGGCAAGTCGCTTGATAAAGCGGCTGTGCAAGCGTTGGCAAACATTCCAAGTCGCGAAGTTCTGCTGGCCCAAGTTGTGGGCATGATGCAGATGCCGATCGCTGGATTTGTGCGTGGTTTGGCTGCTCTGGCAGCAAAGAAAGAAGCCGAAGCTGCTTAA
- the rplL gene encoding 50S ribosomal protein L7/L12, which translates to MAFDKDAFLTQIDGLTVMELNDLVKAFEEKFGVSAAAVAVAGGAGGGAAAAVEEQTEFTVMLKGIGANKVGVIKAVREITGLGLKEAKDLVDGAPKAVKEGVSKADADAAAKKLVEAGAEAEIK; encoded by the coding sequence ATGGCTTTTGATAAAGATGCATTCCTGACCCAGATCGATGGTCTGACTGTTATGGAATTGAATGACCTGGTTAAGGCATTCGAAGAGAAGTTCGGCGTTTCCGCAGCTGCTGTTGCAGTTGCTGGCGGCGCAGGCGGCGGCGCTGCTGCTGCTGTTGAAGAGCAAACCGAATTCACCGTCATGCTCAAGGGCATCGGCGCGAACAAGGTTGGCGTGATTAAGGCTGTCCGCGAAATCACCGGTCTGGGCTTGAAAGAAGCTAAAGACCTGGTTGACGGCGCACCGAAGGCAGTTAAAGAAGGCGTTTCGAAAGCCGACGCTGATGCTGCAGCCAAGAAATTGGTTGAAGCCGGCGCAGAAGCTGAAATCAAGTAA